One stretch of Thermococcus sp. M36 DNA includes these proteins:
- a CDS encoding pyridoxal-phosphate dependent enzyme, which yields MLVCSRCGREYPETFRLTCDCGGTLLVRRNHFSFFGSLLSYLDMRRYLNFLPVGGNYLPPAVPAITPTAALQIGPVVGLFKLEYLHPSGSFKDRGTYVTVAKLMEEGIREVVLDSSGNAALSMALYSLPAGITAHLFVSYNTMPEKLSLLERLGAVLHFVDGDRMKVHEMAVEFAEREGITYVSHWLNPYFIEGTKTVAFETYEQVGVPDYVLAPAGSGTLFLGLWKGFTELRDMGEIAELPRLVAVQAGGYESLCERSGFLNTIADGIAIPEPPRIDEMKRAIEETNGLCVSIEGPETVEALDWLKRAGFLVEPTSAVVLAALWKLVESGEIPDGSRVLLPLTGSGLKLTEGI from the coding sequence ATGCTCGTCTGCTCACGCTGCGGTAGGGAGTACCCGGAGACGTTTCGTCTGACCTGCGACTGCGGCGGAACCCTGCTAGTCAGGCGGAACCACTTCAGCTTCTTCGGTAGCCTTCTCTCGTACCTAGACATGCGCCGCTACCTCAACTTCCTCCCCGTGGGCGGGAACTACCTCCCCCCGGCAGTGCCCGCTATCACCCCGACCGCTGCACTCCAGATAGGTCCGGTCGTCGGGCTGTTCAAGCTCGAATACCTCCATCCGAGTGGCTCCTTCAAGGATCGTGGGACTTACGTCACCGTGGCAAAGCTCATGGAGGAAGGGATCCGGGAGGTCGTCCTCGACAGCTCCGGCAACGCGGCCCTGAGCATGGCCTTGTACTCCCTTCCGGCCGGGATAACTGCCCACCTATTCGTCTCATACAATACGATGCCGGAGAAGCTCTCGCTTCTGGAGAGGCTTGGGGCGGTACTCCACTTCGTTGATGGGGACAGGATGAAGGTTCACGAAATGGCAGTAGAGTTTGCAGAGCGCGAGGGGATAACCTACGTCTCCCACTGGCTTAACCCATACTTCATCGAGGGTACAAAAACGGTGGCCTTTGAAACTTACGAGCAGGTCGGTGTTCCCGACTACGTCTTGGCCCCGGCGGGGAGCGGAACGCTTTTCCTCGGCCTCTGGAAGGGCTTCACGGAATTAAGGGATATGGGCGAGATCGCGGAGCTCCCCCGGCTCGTTGCGGTTCAGGCCGGCGGCTACGAAAGTCTCTGCGAGCGTTCCGGCTTCCTCAACACCATCGCGGACGGCATAGCGATTCCAGAACCTCCGAGGATTGATGAAATGAAAAGGGCGATCGAGGAAACAAACGGTCTCTGTGTGAGCATTGAAGGGCCCGAAACGGTGGAAGCATTGGACTGGCTTAAGCGGGCGGGTTTTCTGGTTGAGCCTACCTCTGCCGTTGTCCTCGCGGCCCTGTGGAAGCTGGTCGAGAGCGGCGAAATCCCGGATGGTTCGAGGGTTCTTCTCCCCCTCACTGGCTCAGGCCTCAAACTGACCGAAGGTATTTAG
- the udp gene encoding uridine phosphorylase, protein MVEKFVSAERPQTEEGYQYHIACKPGDVARYVLLPGDPERVPKISSLWDEAREIAFHREYRTHTGRYKGVPISVTSTGIGGPSTAIAIEELAAIGADTFIRVGSTGAIQPGMEIGDLIIAKAAVRLEGTSKQYVRVEYPAVADLEVTLALIEAAETLGVRYHIGITASTDSFYLGQGRPGLKGYFPSFAKNILDDLRQANVTNFEMEAATLYTLANIYGLRAGCVCAVFANRVTNEFGKAGEKEAALVASEAVKILAEWDEEKEKAGKKVWFPGLRKI, encoded by the coding sequence ATGGTTGAGAAGTTCGTTTCCGCCGAGAGGCCCCAGACCGAGGAGGGTTACCAGTACCACATAGCCTGCAAGCCAGGAGATGTCGCACGTTACGTCCTCTTGCCCGGCGACCCTGAGAGGGTGCCGAAGATAAGCTCCCTCTGGGACGAGGCGAGGGAGATAGCTTTCCACAGGGAATACAGGACACACACAGGCAGGTATAAGGGCGTCCCGATAAGCGTGACGTCCACCGGGATCGGAGGACCGTCCACGGCCATAGCCATCGAGGAACTCGCGGCGATAGGTGCCGATACCTTCATCCGCGTCGGCTCTACCGGCGCCATACAGCCGGGGATGGAGATCGGCGACCTGATAATAGCGAAAGCCGCGGTGAGGCTTGAGGGGACTTCAAAGCAGTACGTCCGCGTTGAATATCCAGCAGTTGCAGACCTTGAGGTCACCCTTGCACTGATAGAGGCAGCCGAAACGCTGGGCGTCCGCTACCACATCGGCATAACCGCCTCGACGGACAGCTTCTATCTCGGCCAGGGCAGGCCCGGGCTGAAGGGCTACTTCCCGAGCTTTGCCAAAAACATACTCGACGACCTGAGACAGGCAAACGTAACTAACTTCGAGATGGAGGCGGCAACCCTTTACACACTCGCGAACATATACGGACTGCGTGCAGGATGCGTCTGTGCGGTCTTCGCCAACCGCGTTACCAACGAGTTCGGCAAGGCCGGGGAGAAGGAGGCCGCCCTCGTTGCCAGTGAGGCCGTGAAGATACTCGCCGAGTGGGACGAAGAGAAGGAGAAGGCCGGGAAGAAGGTCTGGTTCCCTGGACTGAGGAAGATCTAA
- a CDS encoding Nre family DNA repair protein, with product MTQLFNSKLCAVCKGRKLLCGRPTCPILERFRVARTIEQRLNKRHLFGSSPPSIFVGEHGYPKVRIGPLVPPIEGKTDYLDNPLKWENKTIRDILYYRSLLVMGETKADVHVRRSGRILGEVQELAMSIKPVDSEILLKRKPVLKVLPSEFAPPIGPKAELLDFELTENPRIPRRTDYVVSDELKAEQAIMRLYNWGFDEYYIIRLLSAGLLGVDKKLVPTRWSITAVQDTIGKNLRREILHYPEINDYEVYFYRFLGNRYVVLLMPESYAFELLEVWLKGSLFGAGEPSVIHDYEDFRGRKEYVKETAGAYHAARLSVLEALRVRRRQARIVVFREVTPEYYAPVGVWQIRLGVKKAMNNLIGRFETLNEALEAVRRRLEHPFEKWLERSYILGSLARQKTLDEWLGKNIYRLGRENPGG from the coding sequence ATGACCCAGCTCTTCAACTCCAAGCTCTGTGCCGTCTGCAAGGGCAGGAAGCTCCTCTGCGGCAGGCCCACCTGTCCAATACTCGAGCGCTTTAGAGTAGCTCGAACCATCGAGCAGAGGCTCAATAAAAGGCATCTCTTCGGCTCTTCCCCACCAAGCATCTTCGTCGGAGAACACGGCTACCCAAAGGTCAGAATCGGCCCGCTTGTGCCGCCCATCGAGGGTAAGACGGACTACCTCGACAACCCGCTCAAGTGGGAGAACAAGACGATAAGGGACATCCTCTACTACCGCTCGCTATTGGTTATGGGCGAGACGAAAGCAGATGTCCACGTAAGGAGGAGCGGGAGAATCCTCGGCGAGGTTCAGGAGCTGGCGATGTCAATAAAGCCGGTTGACAGCGAGATACTCCTCAAGAGAAAGCCCGTCCTCAAAGTCCTTCCAAGCGAGTTCGCGCCGCCAATAGGACCAAAGGCGGAGCTTTTGGACTTTGAGCTCACGGAGAATCCAAGGATTCCGAGGAGGACGGACTACGTCGTTAGCGATGAGCTAAAGGCAGAGCAGGCAATAATGCGCCTATACAACTGGGGCTTCGACGAGTATTACATCATCAGACTTCTCTCTGCCGGACTCCTCGGAGTGGACAAAAAGCTCGTTCCCACGAGGTGGAGCATAACTGCCGTCCAGGACACGATAGGCAAGAATCTGAGGCGCGAGATTCTCCACTACCCGGAGATAAACGACTATGAGGTCTACTTCTACCGCTTCCTAGGGAACCGATACGTTGTTCTTCTGATGCCCGAGAGCTACGCCTTCGAGCTCCTAGAGGTGTGGCTGAAGGGTTCCCTCTTCGGGGCTGGCGAGCCCAGCGTTATCCATGACTACGAGGACTTCCGGGGAAGAAAGGAGTACGTGAAAGAAACAGCCGGAGCGTATCACGCCGCCAGGCTGAGCGTCCTTGAGGCACTCCGCGTGAGGAGGAGACAGGCGAGGATAGTGGTCTTCCGCGAGGTCACGCCGGAGTACTACGCCCCTGTTGGGGTCTGGCAGATAAGACTGGGCGTTAAAAAGGCTATGAACAACCTGATAGGCCGCTTTGAGACGCTTAACGAGGCTTTAGAAGCCGTTAGGAGGCGTCTTGAACACCCCTTCGAGAAATGGCTGGAGAGGAGCTACATACTCGGGAGCCTTGCGAGGCAGAAAACTTTGGACGAGTGGCTCGGAAAGAATATATACCGCCTCGGCAGAGAGAATCCAGGTGGATGA
- a CDS encoding alkaline phosphatase family protein, whose translation MRKKLALISLDGCGIYNLKHMPFLSELADSGNFTVVDSIFPTLTDLVHTSVMTSVWPKDHGVVENGYYDRLADRKVNFYDYEVAFNPHKVIKAPTIVDLLRQKGVRTAAVSGYTMPPFSGTDVRIFPPFFAGDRMYRQHGRDWRKDVWVMNSAIYLYEECRPDLLLVHFASIDGMGHDYGPLSEGALKAVETVDTAVRTLWERLKEEYAFIIFADHGQEEVHTWVNLKTYLRKHGIETLRVSSGGGVHVYLRDPNQAEEAFEVLRKAPGVKEVFFRDELPHLDTPLSGELIVSAKPGYWFCSHRMCRGIKGVSHWVKGMHGSMNEPVVKVPLILWGFEKVELENASLMDIAPTVLMFFGAEKSANMVGKSLIKG comes from the coding sequence ATGAGGAAAAAGCTCGCGCTGATAAGCCTCGACGGCTGTGGGATCTACAACCTGAAGCACATGCCCTTCCTGAGCGAGCTTGCTGATAGTGGGAATTTCACCGTCGTTGATTCTATATTCCCGACACTCACCGATTTGGTCCACACCAGCGTCATGACCAGCGTCTGGCCCAAAGACCACGGCGTCGTCGAGAACGGCTACTACGACAGGCTGGCCGATAGAAAGGTCAACTTCTACGACTACGAGGTGGCCTTTAATCCCCACAAGGTCATTAAGGCCCCGACCATCGTTGACCTGTTGCGGCAGAAAGGTGTTAGAACCGCAGCCGTCAGCGGCTATACGATGCCCCCGTTCAGCGGGACGGACGTTAGAATCTTCCCGCCCTTCTTTGCTGGTGACAGGATGTACCGCCAGCACGGTCGCGATTGGAGGAAGGACGTCTGGGTCATGAACTCGGCCATCTACCTATACGAGGAATGCAGGCCGGATTTGCTCCTCGTACACTTCGCTTCGATAGACGGCATGGGCCACGACTATGGGCCGCTGAGTGAGGGGGCTCTAAAGGCTGTTGAGACCGTTGACACTGCAGTTAGAACTCTATGGGAGCGCCTGAAGGAAGAGTACGCCTTCATAATCTTCGCCGACCACGGACAGGAAGAGGTTCACACCTGGGTGAACCTGAAAACCTACCTCAGGAAGCACGGCATCGAGACGCTACGCGTCTCCTCTGGCGGTGGAGTTCACGTTTATCTCAGAGACCCGAACCAGGCCGAGGAAGCCTTTGAAGTTCTGAGGAAGGCTCCAGGGGTCAAAGAAGTCTTTTTCCGCGATGAGCTTCCACACCTCGACACGCCCCTGAGTGGTGAGCTGATAGTCTCCGCCAAGCCTGGCTACTGGTTCTGCTCCCACAGAATGTGCAGGGGGATTAAGGGAGTAAGCCACTGGGTTAAGGGAATGCACGGCTCGATGAACGAGCCGGTTGTGAAGGTTCCGCTCATATTGTGGGGCTTTGAGAAGGTTGAGCTTGAAAACGCCTCGCTTATGGACATAGCCCCGACTGTTTTGATGTTTTTTGGAGCTGAAAAGTCGGCGAACATGGTGGGCAAGAGCCTGATCAAAGGATGA